A stretch of Numenius arquata chromosome 11, bNumArq3.hap1.1, whole genome shotgun sequence DNA encodes these proteins:
- the LOC141470156 gene encoding protocadherin gamma-B5-like — protein sequence MAVSQRQRESESRRRAGGRVLLVLGALLLVWCCRAAAERIRYAIPEELGRGSLVGPLARDLGLSPAELPARKLRVASAANRQLKYFTVSGESGNLYVSERLDREEMCGESASCSVSFEALVQNPLNVFHVEVDIQDINDNAPTFSKTALDLEVNEFTSAGARFPLEMARDADVGSNSLLTYQLTSNPSFTLDIKESPDGSKRPELILERELDRERQRSFELVLTAVDGGDPVRSGTVQIRVNVTDANDNAPVFGKSLFEAKLRENVPAGSLVLQVRATDADAGSNGRVSYSFGNVPDDVRALFSVDSDSGEVRTAGPLDFEEKSKYRFGLEARDGGGLTAHCKVQIDISDENDNAPEITVLSVSSPVPEDAPAGTVVALLNVNDPDSGENGQVSCELSGEAPLSIVASSGGSYKVVTASALDREEASEHRVTVVARDRGSPSLWSRASLVLEVSDVNDNAPVFEEAAYSAYVAENNAAGAAVVRVQARDADAGANGRVSYWLAGGSACAAGAAAYVSVEARSGAVYAQRSFDYEQCREFAVAVRAQDGGAPARSSTATVRVFVLDRNDNAPRVLWPAPGDAGAAGSVASGPAPFEVVPRSADAGYLVAKVVAVDADAGRNAWLSYELVQASEPALFRVGLHSGEVRTARAVSERDAAKQRLVAVVKDHGQPALSATATLHVVLAESLQEALPELSERAAGADSPAELQFYLVLALALLSALFLLSVALAVLARLRRAGPPAVLRCLGAQRFSVAGAAFPADFCEGTLPYSYNLCVAPARAVAEAAWPSPPPLPIVPAEDLLGAEACGKPIPSSSAGAGEPPADPDAPQVCKPARSPSFP from the coding sequence ATGGCGGTCAgtcagaggcagagggagagtgagagccGGCGGCGAGCAGGCGGGcgagtgctgctggtgctgggcgcTTTGCTGCTGGTCTGGTgctgccgggcggcggcggagcggatcCGCTACGCCATCCccgaggagctgggcagaggctcGCTGGTGGGGCCGCTGGCGCGGGACCTGGGGCTGAGCCCGGCGGAGCTGCCGGCACGCAAGCTGCGGGTGGCGTCTGCCGCTAACAGGCAGCTGAAATACTTCACGGTGAGCGGGGAGAGCGGGAACCTGTACGTGAGCGAGAGGCTGGACCGGGAGGAGATGTGCGGCGAGTCGGCGTCCTGCTCCGTCAGCTTCGAGGCGCTGGTGCAGAACCCGCTCAACGTTTTCCACGTCGAGGTGGACATCCAGGACATCAACGACAACGCGCCGACCTTCAGCAAGACTGCTCTCGACCTCGAGGTAAACGAGTTCACTTCTGCCGGTGCTCGTTTTCCGCTGGAGATGGCCCGAGACGCGGACGTGGGCAGCAACTCGCTGCTGACTTACCAGCTCACTAGCAACCCGTCCTTCACTCTGGACATCAAGGAGAGCCCGGATGGAAGCAAGAGGCCGGAATTAATTCTGGAGAGAGAGCTGGACCGGGAGAGGCAGAGATCCTTTGAGCTGGTGCTGACGGCGGTGGATGGCGGGGACCCCGTGAGGTCTGGGACTGTCCAGATTCGCGTCAACGTGACGGACGCCAACGACAACGCGCCCGTGTTTGGTAAAAGCCTCTTCGAGGCAAAACTGCGGGAAAATGTGCCGGCGGGGTCTCTGGTGCTGCAGGTGCGAGCCACGGATGCGGACGCGGGCTCCAACGGGCGGGTCTCGTACTCCTTCGGCAACGTCCCGGACGACGTCCGCGCCTTGTTCAGTGTCGATAGCGACAGCGGCGAGGTGAGGACGGCGGGGCCTCTGGATTTCGAAGAGAAGAGCAAATACCGCTTCGGACTGGAGGCGAGGGACGGCGGCGGACTCACAGCTCACTGCAAGGTGCAGATCGACATCAGCGACGAGAACGACAACGCGCCCGAAATCACGGTGCTGTCGGTGTCGAGCCCGGTGCCCGAGGACGCGCCCGCAGGCACCGTGGTGGCCCTGTTGAACGTGAACGACCCGGACTCCGGGGAGAACGGCCAGGTGTCGTGCGAGCTGTCGGGCGAGGCGCCGCTGTCGATCGTGGCGTCGTCGGGCGGCTCGTACAAGGTGGTGACGGCGAGCGCGCTGGACCGGGAGGAGGCGTCCGAGCACCGTGTGACGGTGGTGGCCAGGGACCGGGGCAGCCCGTCGCTGTGGAGCCGCGCGTCGCTGGTGCTGGAGGTGtcggacgtgaacgacaacgcgccggtgTTCGAGGAGGCCGCCTACAGCGCCTACGTGGCGGAGAAcaacgcggcgggcgcggcggtggTGCGCGTGCAGGCGCGGGACGCGGACGCGGGCGCCAACGGTCGCGTGAGCTACTGGCTGGCGGGCGGCAGCGCgtgcgcggcgggcgcggcggcgtaCGTGTCGGTggaggcgcggagcggcgcggtgTACGCGCAGCGCTCCTTCGACTACGAGCAGTGCCGCGAGTTCGCGGTGGCGGTGCGGGCGCAGGACGGCGGGGCGCCGGCGCGGAGCTCCACGGCCACGGTGCGCGTCTTCGTGCTGGACCGCAACGACAACGCGCCGCGCGTGCTCTGGCCGGCGCCGGGAGACGCGGGAGCGGCGGGGTCGGTGGCGTCGGGGCCGGCGCCGTTCGAGGTGGTGCCGCGTTCGGCCGATGCCGGGTAcctggtggccaaggtggtggcGGTGGACGCGGACGCGGGGCGCAACGCGTGGCTGTCGTACGAGCTGGTGCAGGCGTCGGAGCCGGCGCTGTTCCGCGTGGGGCTGCACAGCGGCGAGGTGCGGACGGCGCGGGCCGTGTCGGAGAGGGACGCGGCGAAGCAGCGGCTGGTGGCCGTGGTGAAGGACCACGGGCAGCCGGCGCTGTCGGCCACGGCCACGCTGCACGTGGTGCTGGCCGAGAGCTTGCAGGAGGCGCTGCCGGAGCTGAgcgagcgggcggcgggcgccgACTCGCCGGCCGAGCTGCAGTTCTACCTGGTGCTGGCGCTGGCGCTCCTCTCCGCCCTCTTCCTGCTCAGCGTGGCGCTGGCCGTGCTGGCGCGGCTGCGCCGTGCCGGGCCGCCCGCCGTCCTGCGCTGCCTGGGCGCGCAGCGCTTCTCCGTGGCCGGCGCCGCCTTCCCGGCCGACTTCTGCGAGGGCACCTTGCCCTACTCCTACAACCTGTGCGTGGCGCCGGCACGCGCCGTCGCCGAGGCCGCTTggccctcgccgccgccgctgcccatcGTGCCCGCGGAGGATCTGCTGGGCGCGGAGGCCTGCGGGAAGCCGATCCCGAGCAGCAGCGCCGGCGCGGGAGAGCCGCCCGCCGACCCCGACGCCCCGCAGGTCTGTAAGCCCGCGcgctctccctcttttccctga